Proteins encoded together in one Gigantopelta aegis isolate Gae_Host chromosome 8, Gae_host_genome, whole genome shotgun sequence window:
- the LOC121379176 gene encoding uncharacterized protein LOC121379176, translated as MIRMYGICLTVIALAVTVNAATKGAEISADSEFQKFRSQSSIRCSNNVGTGNQESKLLNTDAKRQAFRQKLTAEQQTFFDKLVNSPDHSVDTFTGDQLMMPLWKVMEDLTDSDRDMFIDIRSKWDTVTYDELVAFLGKIRPVELLVVKKELLCELTGKLDEAALDVVCGRVANDSVTDSEMAIAFEDRCSDCVALAWKKRASDNVRAIVSGAKGAFLYEKMAQTIPADQWDVNGLMLAPDAVTPEDVNRVPDANFCDSTQRDRLTKSEFHSVVSEDVKKAVARKLAKCSDLQDVGSWSAANIKKLSPYLANLPKTSLFKIKVSDAVDSLNELFALDKKTAEVIFKAMAPKLITYWTVNKAWTANQKTKILCIMVKYAPNKRFFEKVATVDDLKAFLRDKETQCPGQTFDSKEMRPITDRVASDDTFKWESDSFSDFGSSISSLSSSDLKKVNKSVICSDWDKVKDAHFKTQDLKHLWNVCKMEKSYSLGSFTCDKVKSIGVFLQAMTKAEIDEIPVNTLADCAEQVGKALNDVCKTNKGVCRAVWNRVGTGPSGIG; from the exons ctGTGACGGTCAACGCGGCTACAAAGGGAGCAGAGATTAGCGCTGACAGTGAATTTCAAAAGTTTAGAAGCCAGTCATCCATCCGATGTAGTAATAATGTAGGGACGGGCAATCAGGAGTCGAAATTACTCAACACTGATGCCAAAAGACAAGCGTTCCGGCAAAAACTAACGGCTGAGCAACAAACATTTTTTGACAAACTAGTCAATAGTCCAG ATCACTCGGTCGACACGTTCACGGGAGACCAGCTGATGATGCCTCTGTGGAAAGTGATGGAGGACCTGACCGACAGTGACAGGGACATGTTCATCGACATCCGGTCCAAGTGGGACACCGTTACGTACGACGAGCTGGTCGCCTTCCTCGGGAAGATTCGACCCGTCGAACTACTCGTCGTCAAG AAAGAGCTGCTGTGTGAGTTGACGGGCAAGCTGGACGAGGCTGCGCTCGACGTCGTGTGTGGCCGCGTGGCCAACGACTCCGTCACAGACAGCGAGATGGCCATCGCCTTCGAAGACCGCTGTTCGGACTGCGTCGCTCTCGCCTGGAAGAAGAGGGCTTCAGACAAT GTGCGCGCGATCGTGTCGGGCGCTAAAGGGGCGTTCCTGTACGAGAAGATGGCGCAGACGATCCCGGCGGACCAGTGGGACGTCAACGGGCTGATGTTGGCTCCCGACGCCGTCACACCCGAGGACGTCAACAGAGTGCCAGACGCAAATTTCTGTGACAG CACTCAAAGAGACAGACTTACCAAGTCCGAGTTTCATTCTGTCGTGTCGGAAGACGTGAAAAAGGCAGTTGCACGGAAACTGGCGAAGTGTTCCGATCTTCAGGACGTCGGTTCGTGGAGCGCCGCCAATATCAAAAAGCTTTCTCCGTACCTGGCCAACTTGCCAAAGACATCACTTTTCAAAATCAAAGTTTCCGAC GCAGTGGACAGTTTGAACGAGTTGTTCGCTCTCGACAAAAAGACCGCTGAAGTCATCTTCAAAGCGATGGCTCCGAAACTGATAACCTACTGGACTGTAAACAAGGCTTGGACTGCAAACCAGAAAACCAA AATCCTGTGCATCATGGTGAAATACGCACCCAACAAACGTTTCTTCGAGAAAGTGGCGACGGTGGACGATCTCAAGGCTTTCCTCAGAGATAAGGAGACACAGTGTCCAGGACAGACCTTCGACAGTAAGGAG ATGCGACCGATCACGGATCGAGTCGCGTCGGACGATACGTTCAAATGGGAAAGTGACTCGTTCTCTGACTTCGGTTCAAGCATATCTTCCCTGTCCTCGTCCGACCTGAAGAAGGTCAACAAGAGcgtcatctgcagcgactggGACAAGGTGAAGGACGCACACTTCAAGACTCAAGAT CTGAAACATTTGTGGAACGTGTGTAAAATGGAAAAAAGCTACTCG CTGGGCTCGTTCACGTGTGATAAAGTCAAGTCTATCGGGGTCTTCCTACAAGCCATGACCAAGGCAGAGATTGACGAAATCCCTGTAAACACTCTGGCAGACTGTGCA